A part of Leishmania braziliensis MHOM/BR/75/M2904 complete genome, chromosome 30 genomic DNA contains:
- a CDS encoding reticulon domain protein, 22 kDa potentially aggravating protein (paple22) yields the protein MSAIAKEFKGLTAMNVLAWHRPVASGTIFASLFTIWAVFVFAEYTLTTFVSRIVSITLIVGAAAALTKRTIVASPEDVTASMDRVYECVRPSVTKAVDCMVCLLTWRDYTTSAKLFACTFVTAFLGNWMSDTTLLLVVLLVAFTAPVAYEKKQKEIEHAMKQAQVYVDKYVSMIKTHAVSKKQTVEQQLQDMERKAQ from the coding sequence ATGTCGGCCATCGCGAAGGAGTTCAAGGGGCTCACGGCAATGAATGTCCTGGCGTGGCACCGCCCCGTCGCGTCTGGCACTAtttttgcctctcttttcaccATATGGGCTGTCTTTGTCTTCGCCGAGTACACCCTGACAACGTTTGTGTCTCGCATCGTTTCCATTACCCTCATCgttggtgccgccgctgccctgaCGAAGCGCACCATCGTGGCCTCGCCCGAGGATGTGACCGCTAGCATGGACCGTGTTTACGAGTGTGTGCGTCCGTCCGTGACCAAGGCGGTGGACTGCATGGTCTGTCTCCTCACGTGGCGGGACTACACGACGTCTGCCAAGCTCTTTGCGTGTACCTTCGTGACAGCCTTTCTGGGCAACTGGATGAGCGACacgacactgctgctggttgTCCTTCTTGTTGCCTTCACAGCCCCAGTGGCGTACgagaagaagcagaaggAAATTGAGCACGCAATGAAGCAGGCGCAGGTCTACGTTGACAAGTACGTCAGCATGATCAAGACACACGCGGTGTCGAAGAAACAAacggtggagcagcagctgcaggataTGGAACGCAAGGCACAGTAG
- the FTHS gene encoding formate--tetrahydrofolate ligase: protein MATRKLDCLWPVPADIDIAQSVDAQPITRIAESASILLSELNPYGSTRAKVKLSVLRRLESSPNGKYVVVAGMNPTPLGEGKSTTTIGLAQALGAHLHRPCFACIRQPSQGPTFGIKGGAAGGGYSQVIPMEDFNLHGTGDIHAITAANNLLAAALDTRIFHERTQDDAALYRRLTAELNEFTPIMQKRLHKLGIHKTDPKALTQEERVSFARLDVNPDTISWRRVTDVNDRFLREIEIGLGKAEKSITRRTGFDISVASEVMAILALADDLADMRQRLGAIQVAKSKAGAPVTAEDVGCAGAMAVLMKDAIEPTLMQTLEGTPVLVHAGPFGNIAHGNSSVVADRIALKLAGVNGFVLTEAGFGADMGCEKFFNIKCRTSGLKPDAAVLVATVRALKFHGGVDPKNAAQENAEALRTGMSNLLRHIQNIRKFGVPVVVALNQFSTDTAAELELVKELAMQEGGAAAVVVTNHWCKGGAGAVELAQALIHVTETTPSNFQLLYPNSASLKEKIETVCREIYGAAGVEYLNNTEEKLADFERMGYGDFPVCMAKTQYSFSHNPELRGAPTGFTVPIRDVCVNCGARFVFPLLGDISTMPGLPTRPAYYNIDIDCETGKIVGLS, encoded by the coding sequence ATGGCGACTCGGAAACTAGACTGCTTGTGGCCAGTGCCAGCGGACATCGACATTGCTCAGAGTGTCGATGCCCAGCCGATCACGCGCATCGCCGAGTCCGCCAGCATCCTTCTCTCGGAGCTGAATCCGTACGGCAGCACTCGCGCCAAGGTGAAGTTGAGCGTCTTGAGGCGTTTGGAGAGCAGTCCAAATGGCAAATACGTCGTGGTGGCGGGCATGAACCCCACCCCGTtgggggaaggaaagagcaCCACCACGATCGGCCTCGCCCAGGCGCTCGGTGCACATCTACACCGACCCTGTTTTGCATGCATCCGCCAACCGTCTCAAGGACCGACCTTCGGCATCAAGGGTGGTGCCGCGGGGGGCGGCTATAGCCAAGTGATTCCGATGGAAGACTTCAACCTGCACGGCACAGGGGACATACACGCTATCACCGCAGCGAACAACCTCCTTGCCGCCGCACTCGACACCCGCATCTTCCACGAGCGGACACAGGACGACGCCGCGCTTTACCGACGTCTCACGGCCGAGCTGAACGAATTCACGCCAATTATGCAGAAGCGGCTTCATAAGCTCGGCATACACAAGACGGACCCCAAGGCGCTGacgcaggaggagcgcgTCTCCTTTGCGCGACTAGACGTCAACCCCGATACTATTTCGTGGCGCCGGGTCACCGACGTCAATGACCGCTTCCTGCGCGAAATTGAGATTGGGCTGGGCAAGGCAGAAAAGAGCATCACCCGGCGCACGGGCTTCGACATTTCGGTCGCGTCCGAGGTGATGGCAATCCTGGCACTGGCGGACGATTTGGCTGACATGCGTCAGCGCCTGGGCGCGATCCAGGTGGCCAAAAGCAAGGCAGGAGCACCGGTGACGGCTGAGGATGTGGGCTGTGCTGGCGCCATGGCGGTACTGATGAAGGATGCGATTGAACCGACACTGATGCAGACGCTGGAGGGGACCCCTGTGCTGGTGCATGCGGGCCCCTTTGGCAACATCGCACACGGAAACAGCAGCGTCGTTGCCGACCGCATCGCCCTCAAGCTGGCCGGTGTGAACGGATTTGTATTGACGGAGGCCGGTTTCGGGGCCGATATGGGCTGTGAGAAGTTTTTCAACATCAAGTGCCGCACGAGCGGGCTGAAGCCGGATGCGGCGGTGCTCGTGGCGACGGTGCGCGCACTGAAGTTCCACGGCGGAGTGGATCCAAAGAATGCTGCCCAGGAGAACGCGGAGGCCTTGCGTACCGGCATGAGCAACCTCCTTCGACACATTCAGAACATTCGCAAGTTCGGGgtgccggtggtggtggcgctgaaCCAGTTTAGCACCgacacggcggcggagctggagctggTGAAGGAACTGGCGATGCAGGaaggcggtgcggcggccgTTGTAGTCACTAACCACTGGTGCAAAGGCGGCGCCGGGGCTGTCGAGCTTGCCCAGGCGCTCATCCACGTCACGGAGACGACGCCGTCGAACTTTCAGCTGCTCTACCCAAACAGCGCGTCGCTCAAGGAGAAGATCGAGACGGTGTGCCGCGAGATCTACGGCGCCGCCGGTGTGGAGTACCTCAACaacacagaggagaagcTAGCAGACTTCGAGAGGATGGGCTACGGCGACTTTCCCGTATGCATGGCGAAGACGCAGTACAGCTTCTCGCACAATCCCGAGCTGCGCGGGGCGCCGACCGGCTTCACGGTCCCCATTCGCGACGTCTGCGTCAACTGCGGTGCGAGGTTTGTGTTCCCTCTATTGGGCGACATCTCCACAATGCCTGGTCTCCCAACGCGACCGGCATACTACAACATTGACATCGACTGTGAGACGGGCAAGATTGTGGGCCTTTCGTAG
- a CDS encoding putative RNA-binding protein, translating into MSSDQDDHRGEMISAEDQFNFDMDAEAELEEMKRQVDSLQEDMQLKALQESAAKDEGTRKTAAAAGGSSGQARTNTSIFVGDLDLRTTDADLRVFFASCGAITRVTVLKDRQGNPKGTAYVEFETEAQAQAAVLKDGQSLHGKPLRVAMKRDNIPAFQRGLPRGGAYIPRGRGAGNPMQQQMAALAMMAGMMTQGFNPYSMSRGRGRGRGRGGY; encoded by the coding sequence ATGTCTAGCGACCAAGACGACCACCGGGGCGAGATGATCTCTGCGGAGGACCAGTTCAATTTTGACATGGACGCTGAGGCGGAGCTAGAGGAGATGAAGCGGCAGGTGGACAGCCTGCAGGAGGACATGCAGCtcaaggcgctgcaggagtcGGCCGCCAAGGACGAGGGCACGCGCAagacggctgctgccgcgggaGGAAGCAGCGGACAGGCCAGGACGAACACCTCCATCTTTGTTGGTGACCTTGACTTGAGGACCACGGATGCAGATCTGCGCGTCTTTTTCGCCTCCTGCGGCGCCATTACGCGCGTGACGGTGCTGAAGGACCGCCAGGGAAACCCAAAGGGCACAGCCTACGTGGAGTTTGAAACCGAAGCCCAGGCACAGGCGGCTGTCCTCAAGGATGGGCAGTCTCTACACGGAAAGCCGCTGAGGGTAGCAATGAAGCGGGACAACATTCCTGCATTCCAACGTGgcctgccgcgtggcggtgcGTACATTCCGCGTGGTAGAGGTGCGGGCAAcccgatgcagcagcagatggcTGCCCTGGCCATGATGGCTGGAATGATGACCCAGGGCTTCAACCCGTACAGCATGAGCCGTGGCCGCGGTCGCGGTCGTGGTCGCGGAGGCTATTAG
- a CDS encoding putative replication factor C, subunit 2: MPHFLFHGPPGTGKTTSILAVAHELFGPDYIRSRVRELNASDDRGINVVREKVKIFAQGAVSSNGSSVTQSDGKVYPVPPFKLIILDEADALLPDAQGALRRMMEDFSDVTRFCILCNYVSRIIDPIASRCAKYRFKPLVKSALYHRIEYVAQAEGITLSPASLQALDTVSGGDLRLAIMHLQSAQKANGNDLTKEDFISVSGSVPADVMQRYISALFSHRLEEVIQASRRLVAEGFAAAQVLLQLQSYLLSAECPLNSAQRGKIMLKLCQTERRLADGGDDYLQLLDIGSVVCFS, translated from the coding sequence ATGcctcactttctctttcacGGCCCACCAGGCACGGGCAAGACGACGTCGATCCTCGCAGTGGCGCATGAGCTCTTTGGCCCTGACTATATCCGCAGTCGGGTGCGTGAGCTGAACGCATCTGACGACCGCGGTATTAACGTGGTTCGGGAGAAGGTGAAGATCTTTGCTCAGGGTGCCGTCTCAAGCAATGGTAGCAGTGTCACCCAGTCGGACGGCAAAGTCTACCCGGTGCCCCCTTTCAAGCTTATTATTCTCGACGAGGCCGATGCGCTGCTCCCTGATGCTCAGggcgcgctgcggcgcatGATGGAGGACTTTAGCGATGTGACCCGCTTCTGCATCCTGTGCAACTATGTGAGCCGCATCATTGATCCTATCGCGAGCCGATGCGCCAAGTATCGCTTTAAGCCGCTTGTAAAGAGTGCCCTTTATCATCGCATCGAGTACGTGGCCCAAGCTGAAGGCATCACCCTCTCGCCGGCCTCTCTCCAAGCTTTAGATACCGTGAGTGGCGGTGATCTCCGTCTCGCCATCATGCACCTCCAGTCCGCACAAAAGGCGAACGGGAATGACTTGACGAAGGAGGACTTCATCTCCGTGTCGGGCAGCGTGCCGGCCGACGTGATGCAACGATACATCAGCGCACTGTTCTCTCATCGCTTAGAGGAGGTGATCCAGGCATCGCGTCGGCTTGTGGCGGAGGgcttcgccgccgcgcaggtaCTACTTCAACTGCAGAGCTACCTTTTGAGCGCTGAGTGTCCGCTAAACTCAGCCCAACGCGGAAAGATTATGCTAAAGCTGTGCCAGACAGAGCGGCGCCTTGCTGATGGCGGAGATGActacctgcagctgctcgacaTTGGAAGCGTTGTATGCTTCTCATAG